From Synechococcus sp. A10-1-5-1, a single genomic window includes:
- a CDS encoding TMEM175 family protein produces MHLSKVIKEGMSGEAYAGLIDGVQAIVLTLLVLEMPDLIINIIEKASTHELRADRVAFIVIQQLAGYLLIAIVIYDIWSIHKSLVQNIRPSKLCSISTLGTLWLSTLIPPMFFLLEHFVQDLSLGALIGEIQDPDIGILLAIRSSALFLLLLIYSILLNLANTELRQPGDSTDAEKSRRQQLSLNRILLKRRCFVLPVLIAISLIIGIKTGAMVVLFPSLALAITIFIPPSKSLKTA; encoded by the coding sequence ATGCACTTATCCAAGGTCATCAAGGAAGGAATGAGCGGCGAAGCCTATGCAGGCTTAATCGATGGGGTTCAGGCCATTGTCCTGACGCTTCTGGTGCTCGAGATGCCTGATCTCATCATCAACATCATCGAAAAAGCGTCTACACATGAGCTCAGAGCAGACCGCGTCGCCTTCATCGTGATTCAGCAGCTGGCTGGATACCTCCTAATCGCCATTGTCATTTACGACATCTGGTCGATTCATAAAAGCCTTGTTCAAAATATCAGACCATCTAAGCTCTGCTCAATATCCACCCTGGGCACCCTATGGCTATCAACACTCATCCCACCGATGTTCTTTCTGCTTGAACATTTTGTACAAGATCTCTCTCTGGGGGCGCTGATTGGAGAGATCCAAGACCCTGACATTGGCATCCTGTTGGCCATCCGATCCTCAGCACTCTTCCTGCTTTTGCTGATTTACTCTATTCTGCTGAATCTTGCGAACACCGAACTCCGTCAACCTGGTGATTCGACGGACGCGGAGAAGTCGAGAAGACAGCAGCTCTCACTAAACCGGATTCTGCTCAAGCGTCGCTGCTTTGTCCTACCTGTTCTCATCGCCATCAGCCTGATCATCGGCATCAAGACCGGAGCAATGGTGGTGCTTTTCCCATCATTAGCGCTAGCGATCACGATCTTCATTCCACCAAGCAAAAGCCTCAAAACAGCTTGA
- a CDS encoding Nif11-like leader peptide family natural product precursor, whose translation MAFEQVQQFFARVHAEPALRQALEDAMTADDVARLAQELGFEVSGSDLLRFSGRTASGVTVTRIDHPGEYPGRYV comes from the coding sequence ATGGCGTTTGAGCAGGTACAGCAGTTTTTTGCGCGGGTTCATGCTGAGCCCGCCCTACGGCAAGCGCTGGAAGATGCCATGACGGCCGATGACGTGGCTCGCTTGGCCCAGGAGCTCGGCTTTGAGGTCTCAGGCAGTGACCTTCTTCGCTTTTCGGGGCGAACGGCGTCCGGTGTGACGGTCACCCGGATTGATCATCCAGGCGAATATCCCGGCCGATACGTCTAG
- a CDS encoding MFS transporter, which translates to MQATGWSWWHQFPPALRELASVRLVASFGAGGILYLTPMVFHQQDFSASSIGLGLALAALAGTVGRFISGALLDQGRSCGTPVLMAAACGFVGDGFLLQASTMAGYVAGQLCIGMAGGLYWPAVELAVPQCASPLPSAQGYALVRSADALGVASGTLTGSLLAAAGRLRGVYWIDIAAVLGLAALLLLKPLPRAGRAGESAEGQLPLRQWLPALLPMLGISVIATSIPALMQSALPLDLVRGGLNRAGQPESWSALLIGLKLGLLVLIQWPVGRALALRPVGVGLGLSLVCFSTGTLILAASALSSHGILLVVVALAVVALGEAAFLPTATEAVVELSPQGHGGLAMALFSQCFALSAFAAPLLAGVLLDEHGHGMSLWMATALACGLSLLLIGPIQRRSKRRSA; encoded by the coding sequence ATGCAGGCAACAGGCTGGAGCTGGTGGCACCAGTTTCCCCCGGCACTGCGGGAACTGGCCAGTGTTCGCCTGGTCGCCAGTTTTGGGGCCGGTGGGATCTTGTATCTCACCCCGATGGTGTTTCACCAACAGGACTTCAGCGCCTCCTCGATTGGACTGGGCTTAGCCCTGGCCGCCCTGGCCGGCACCGTGGGGCGTTTCATCAGCGGTGCCCTGCTCGATCAAGGCCGCAGTTGCGGAACGCCGGTGCTGATGGCAGCGGCCTGTGGCTTCGTGGGGGATGGCTTCTTGCTTCAGGCCAGCACCATGGCGGGCTACGTCGCTGGCCAACTCTGTATTGGCATGGCCGGCGGTCTCTACTGGCCGGCGGTTGAGCTTGCCGTGCCGCAATGTGCCAGCCCATTGCCCTCCGCCCAGGGCTACGCGCTTGTGCGCAGCGCCGATGCCTTAGGTGTGGCCAGCGGAACACTCACAGGCTCACTTCTGGCGGCCGCTGGACGGTTGCGAGGGGTCTACTGGATCGACATCGCTGCGGTACTTGGCTTGGCAGCGCTGCTGTTACTCAAGCCCCTGCCCAGGGCCGGCAGGGCCGGCGAGAGCGCAGAGGGACAACTCCCCCTGCGCCAATGGCTTCCAGCCCTGTTGCCGATGCTCGGCATTTCGGTCATCGCCACCTCCATCCCAGCCCTGATGCAGAGCGCGCTGCCCTTGGACCTCGTGCGCGGCGGACTCAACCGAGCCGGTCAGCCTGAGAGTTGGAGCGCGCTGCTGATCGGGCTGAAGCTGGGTCTCCTGGTGCTGATTCAGTGGCCCGTCGGCAGAGCATTGGCCCTGCGCCCGGTGGGTGTGGGCCTCGGGCTGAGCCTGGTCTGCTTCAGCACCGGGACGCTGATCCTGGCCGCCTCAGCCCTGAGCAGTCACGGCATTCTCCTGGTGGTGGTGGCGCTCGCCGTGGTGGCCCTTGGCGAAGCGGCCTTTCTGCCAACGGCGACTGAGGCGGTGGTTGAGCTCAGTCCCCAAGGGCACGGCGGCTTAGCGATGGCGCTGTTCTCTCAATGCTTTGCCCTGAGCGCCTTTGCTGCCCCCCTGCTGGCAGGGGTGCTCCTGGATGAGCATGGCCATGGCATGAGCCTCTGGATGGCAACCGCCCTGGCCTGCGGCCTCAGCTTGCTGCTGATTGGGCCGATCCAGAGGCGTTCGAAGCGGCGCTCGGCTTAA
- a CDS encoding carbamoyl-phosphate synthase L chain: MQQSIRLSLSLTGAAALALASMPQVSAKPAVVAQGSAEDLGVMSIRLKDVVKPQVGVQGQTQAAGTPNEAGIGGFMPLVVGENSVFFADVLANANFADWGNSSSIINTKVAGPTISTSSRLGYRWLNGDRSWMFGVNGGYDTRPMATGDADTGVAVSGQRTVFFQQAAFGLEAVNDDWSFNAYGLIPTGTTEYRLNSAYNGGALDTYGFDAGYSITPEWKLSVGYYYQNGDLNTADSSGVLGRLAYSINEGVTVGTNLSYDSAFKSRFSADIKWRFNTAGISQSEKQKKAWEKPTIKALTESVKNRDVRVHDTTWCNTPGGEPGILVTTPGDGKSVCVTITP, from the coding sequence ATGCAGCAGTCCATTCGCCTGAGCCTCTCCCTCACTGGTGCAGCTGCTTTGGCACTGGCATCAATGCCGCAGGTGAGCGCAAAGCCTGCAGTGGTGGCGCAAGGGAGCGCGGAAGACCTTGGAGTGATGAGCATCCGCCTCAAGGATGTGGTGAAACCGCAGGTTGGTGTTCAAGGTCAAACCCAAGCGGCTGGCACCCCGAATGAGGCAGGCATTGGCGGTTTTATGCCGCTGGTGGTGGGAGAGAACAGCGTCTTCTTTGCTGATGTGCTGGCGAATGCGAACTTCGCGGACTGGGGCAACAGCAGCAGCATCATCAATACCAAGGTGGCGGGTCCCACCATCAGCACGTCATCCAGGCTTGGGTATCGCTGGCTGAATGGTGACCGCAGTTGGATGTTTGGTGTCAACGGTGGGTATGACACCCGACCGATGGCAACGGGTGATGCCGATACAGGTGTTGCGGTCTCTGGTCAGCGGACAGTCTTTTTCCAGCAGGCAGCGTTTGGCTTGGAGGCAGTGAATGATGACTGGAGCTTCAATGCCTATGGATTAATACCAACTGGAACAACGGAATACAGGTTGAATAGTGCTTACAACGGGGGAGCACTGGATACGTATGGGTTTGATGCGGGCTACAGCATCACGCCAGAGTGGAAGCTGAGTGTTGGCTATTACTACCAGAATGGCGACCTCAATACAGCTGATAGCTCAGGCGTGCTGGGGCGACTGGCTTACAGCATCAATGAGGGAGTAACGGTTGGCACCAATCTGTCTTATGACAGCGCGTTTAAGTCACGCTTCTCAGCTGACATTAAGTGGCGGTTCAATACGGCAGGAATTTCGCAAAGCGAGAAGCAGAAGAAAGCGTGGGAGAAGCCAACGATTAAGGCATTAACTGAGAGCGTGAAGAATAGGGATGTACGGGTGCACGATACGACCTGGTGTAATACCCCAGGCGGGGAACCGGGAATATTAGTAACTACCCCTGGAGACGGGAAGTCTGTGTGTGTCACGATTACGCCCTAA
- the arfB gene encoding alternative ribosome rescue aminoacyl-tRNA hydrolase ArfB, with the protein MAQNLDLVIHPRLVIPAADLQWSFSRSAGPGGQNVNKLETAVELSFDIEACKVLGPFQKQRLQSRLTQLRGSSVLRIRASEHRSQYQNRCLALEKMAEALRDGLKPDPKPRRATKPSKASTRRRLEGKKLRGDVKRNRQQRPRLED; encoded by the coding sequence ATGGCGCAAAACCTTGACCTTGTGATTCATCCAAGGCTGGTGATCCCAGCGGCGGATTTGCAGTGGTCGTTTAGTCGCAGTGCAGGCCCTGGAGGACAAAATGTCAACAAGCTGGAAACCGCTGTCGAGCTCAGCTTTGACATCGAAGCCTGCAAGGTTCTGGGCCCCTTTCAGAAACAACGGCTGCAATCACGTCTCACGCAGTTGAGGGGATCAAGTGTGCTCCGCATCCGCGCGTCGGAGCACCGTTCGCAATACCAAAACCGCTGTCTGGCCCTGGAGAAAATGGCTGAGGCTCTGCGGGACGGCTTGAAACCAGACCCGAAACCACGGCGCGCCACCAAGCCTTCAAAAGCCTCCACACGGAGGCGCCTAGAAGGCAAAAAACTGCGCGGCGATGTCAAACGCAACCGGCAGCAACGACCGCGGCTGGAGGACTGA
- a CDS encoding trimeric intracellular cation channel family protein: protein MSALILIAFIVLAIWIQRVNPLVLTDDGRAQLESVFTSSRLKPWDLIGTIAYAVYGFLTAKRLQYGLWGAFILTLLPAVGGGVVRDLLIGGERLPLFIFNDPSYLIAILAVLFVGVSVRPKWPSKLLIVADSIGLATFAVIGTRVALLAELPWYWWPISAALTCTGGGILMDVITAHEPKVFTGEPYEEIAYGGGFLLTILWFLQNQLFGRDALILMPILVAWLSMFSLRLLVVRKGWRSWRLTNDS, encoded by the coding sequence ATGTCGGCATTAATTCTCATAGCCTTTATTGTCTTAGCAATCTGGATACAACGTGTCAACCCATTAGTTCTTACCGATGATGGCCGAGCCCAGCTGGAGTCAGTCTTTACATCGTCTCGCCTTAAGCCCTGGGATCTGATTGGCACCATTGCTTATGCTGTTTATGGCTTCCTAACAGCCAAGAGACTGCAATATGGTTTATGGGGTGCTTTTATCTTGACTTTGCTTCCCGCAGTTGGAGGTGGAGTCGTGCGCGATCTTCTCATTGGTGGAGAACGACTGCCGCTATTTATCTTTAATGACCCTTCATACTTAATAGCTATCCTAGCGGTACTTTTCGTTGGCGTATCTGTGCGACCAAAATGGCCTTCCAAGCTGCTAATAGTTGCCGATTCGATCGGACTAGCTACTTTTGCAGTGATAGGAACGAGAGTCGCTTTATTAGCTGAACTCCCATGGTATTGGTGGCCCATTTCAGCCGCTCTGACTTGCACTGGTGGCGGGATACTTATGGATGTGATAACGGCACATGAGCCAAAGGTTTTCACGGGTGAACCTTATGAGGAAATTGCATATGGGGGTGGCTTTTTATTGACTATTCTTTGGTTCTTGCAAAATCAACTTTTTGGCAGGGACGCTTTGATCCTAATGCCGATATTAGTGGCTTGGCTTTCAATGTTTTCATTACGTCTTCTGGTTGTTCGTAAAGGCTGGCGTTCATGGCGACTCACTAACGACAGCTAG
- a CDS encoding early protein (E6) — protein sequence MPSKPRNRIGEVYGQLTVVRASEKRSKAGNAYWWCRCSCGQEREVPSDKLSHNVERKKPTVQACAACSRELQVEAVCAKNDREERQRRREALANREALKGTVPESWLALPLTDAHAREQGQVLFFRGTRCLRDHLAPYRINGGCLACAGQRPSATIH from the coding sequence ATGCCTTCGAAACCGCGCAATCGCATTGGTGAGGTGTATGGGCAACTCACCGTTGTGCGTGCGTCGGAGAAACGTTCCAAGGCAGGGAATGCCTACTGGTGGTGTCGCTGCAGCTGCGGCCAAGAGCGGGAGGTGCCAAGCGACAAGCTCTCCCACAACGTGGAGCGGAAGAAGCCCACGGTTCAGGCCTGCGCTGCTTGTTCCCGCGAGCTTCAGGTGGAGGCGGTCTGCGCGAAGAACGATCGAGAGGAGCGTCAGCGTCGGCGTGAGGCCTTGGCCAATCGCGAGGCCCTCAAGGGCACCGTTCCAGAAAGCTGGCTGGCCTTGCCCCTGACGGATGCCCATGCCCGCGAGCAGGGGCAGGTGTTGTTTTTTCGGGGTACCCGCTGCTTAAGGGATCACTTGGCTCCTTATCGCATTAATGGTGGTTGCTTGGCCTGCGCCGGCCAGCGGCCCTCGGCGACTATTCACTGA
- the ychF gene encoding redox-regulated ATPase YchF, with the protein MLKAGIVGLPNVGKSTLFNALVANAQAEAANYPFCTIEPNSGVVAVPDPRLQQLSDLSSSKELIPTRVEFVDIAGLVKGASQGEGLGNKFLANIREVDAIVHVVRCFENDDVIHVSGSVGPARDAEVINLELGLADLSQLEKRRERLKKQVRTSKEAQVEYAALERIQAVLEQGGAARSVSLTDEEAAMIKPLGLLTAKPIIYATNVSEDDLSSGNAYCEEVAVLAEKEGAGTVRISAQVEAELIELPEEDRAEFLEGLGVEEGGLQSLIRATYSLLGLRTYFTTGEKETRAWTIKAGMTAPQAAGVIHTDFERGFIRAQTIGYKQLLEAGSLAEARNKGWLRAEGKEYVVEEGDVMEFLFNV; encoded by the coding sequence ATGCTTAAAGCCGGAATCGTGGGGCTGCCCAATGTGGGCAAGTCGACCCTCTTCAACGCACTGGTGGCCAATGCCCAGGCCGAAGCCGCCAACTACCCCTTCTGCACCATTGAGCCGAACTCCGGTGTGGTGGCGGTTCCGGATCCCCGCTTGCAGCAGCTCTCTGATCTGAGCAGCAGCAAGGAGCTGATTCCCACTCGGGTTGAGTTTGTGGATATCGCCGGTCTGGTCAAGGGTGCCAGCCAAGGGGAAGGGCTGGGCAACAAATTTCTGGCCAACATTCGCGAGGTGGATGCCATCGTCCACGTCGTCCGGTGCTTTGAAAACGACGACGTGATCCACGTGAGCGGATCCGTCGGTCCGGCCCGCGATGCCGAGGTGATCAATCTGGAGCTCGGTTTGGCGGACCTCTCCCAGCTGGAGAAACGCCGCGAGCGTTTGAAAAAGCAAGTGCGCACCAGCAAGGAAGCCCAGGTGGAATACGCAGCCCTGGAGCGGATCCAGGCGGTGCTGGAGCAGGGCGGTGCGGCCCGCAGCGTCAGCCTCACCGATGAAGAGGCCGCGATGATCAAGCCCCTGGGTTTGCTGACGGCCAAGCCGATCATCTATGCGACCAACGTCAGCGAAGACGACCTCTCCAGTGGCAATGCCTACTGCGAAGAAGTCGCCGTCTTGGCTGAGAAAGAGGGTGCTGGAACGGTGCGAATCTCAGCGCAGGTCGAGGCTGAGCTGATTGAACTGCCCGAAGAGGATCGGGCCGAATTCCTGGAAGGATTGGGTGTTGAAGAGGGTGGTCTTCAAAGCCTGATTCGTGCCACCTATAGCCTTCTCGGCCTGCGTACCTATTTCACGACAGGTGAGAAAGAAACCCGTGCTTGGACGATCAAGGCGGGCATGACCGCTCCCCAGGCTGCTGGTGTCATTCACACCGACTTTGAACGCGGCTTTATTCGCGCGCAGACCATTGGCTACAAGCAGCTGCTTGAGGCGGGATCACTGGCAGAAGCGCGCAATAAAGGTTGGCTGCGCGCTGAAGGAAAAGAATATGTCGTTGAAGAGGGGGATGTGATGGAGTTCCTCTTCAACGTGTAA